In Pseudarthrobacter sp. ATCC 49987, the following proteins share a genomic window:
- a CDS encoding 3-oxoacyl-ACP reductase, producing MMSFEKSLGTSDLLNDRVAIVTGSSRGIGAAIARALGAHGATVVVNYLQNSEAAHQVVTDLEALGGRAEAYAADVTDPQAVATMVAEVTERFGPVNLLVNNALQSYTFDPLTRSTAWDMPWESYQAQFHGSVGGAYNLCRSVLPGMKTTGDGRIINLVTDLIERPSVPYHDYTTAKMALLGFSRNLASELGPLGITVNCVAPGLVYPTDSSHATTDEQRDELEAATPLRRLATPEDVAGSVLFLASRWSSFVTGTCLFVDGGLVMK from the coding sequence ATGATGTCCTTCGAAAAAAGTCTGGGCACCAGTGACCTGCTCAACGACCGGGTCGCCATCGTCACCGGTTCCAGCCGCGGCATCGGAGCTGCCATCGCACGCGCCCTCGGAGCTCACGGTGCCACCGTCGTCGTAAACTACCTGCAAAACAGTGAAGCCGCGCACCAAGTAGTCACCGACCTAGAAGCACTGGGAGGCCGGGCCGAAGCATACGCCGCCGACGTCACCGACCCCCAGGCCGTGGCCACTATGGTCGCTGAAGTTACTGAACGCTTCGGCCCCGTAAACCTGCTGGTCAACAACGCCCTGCAGAGCTACACGTTCGACCCGCTGACCCGCAGCACCGCATGGGACATGCCTTGGGAGAGCTACCAAGCCCAATTCCATGGCAGCGTTGGCGGCGCATACAATCTTTGCCGATCGGTGTTGCCAGGTATGAAAACCACCGGAGACGGACGGATCATCAATCTCGTCACGGACCTCATCGAACGTCCCAGCGTCCCCTACCACGACTACACCACCGCCAAGATGGCTCTTTTGGGATTCTCCCGAAACCTCGCTTCGGAACTTGGGCCCTTGGGCATCACTGTTAACTGCGTAGCTCCAGGACTCGTCTACCCCACCGACTCAAGCCATGCCACCACCGACGAACAACGAGACGAACTTGAAGCAGCCACACCGCTACGCCGTCTGGCCACCCCTGAAGACGTAGCCGGCTCAGTACTGTTTCTTGCCAGTAGATGGTCCAGTTTCGTGACCGGGACCTGCCTGTTCGTCGATGGCGGACTAGTCATGAAATAA
- a CDS encoding sodium:solute symporter family transporter, whose protein sequence is MLALSTTVIILIVVLGLFAWVGLRVGRDRDLDEFAVARNSQSGLGLGLSFFASGVGAWILFAAPEVGASTGLAGVLGYAVAITVPLIGLVLIGRRLRALVPEGHNLIEFVQLRYGRTMHLYVLAISMLYMLVALAAELTAVGAVLGRLSVMDPRLGIAAVAAITALYTAYGGLRASIRTDRWQSWMLFALLIVVGAVLFTGLSREDVPSDPALFTVDVTGIEAALTLIVAVTATTLFHNGYWQRVWAARDGRALTRGAIIGAVTRFPVVFAAGMVGLLAAAYGVALGTPPVPFFALLDLQPGWVLAAVLILTLALVASTVDTLQNGLAAVAVTHVPSMGLTGGRIATVVFTVIPAVVAFQGFSVLRLFLIADLFCAATIVPALLGLWHRSTTAGAISGALAGLAAALGYGFVVGGSLPAAVAVATFSEGLALPPFLAALSASAAVTILVSLAARRSTNLASLNARVVPLPSLSGAPGAIEKTPENIR, encoded by the coding sequence ATGCTTGCACTTTCCACCACTGTCATCATTTTGATCGTCGTCCTGGGACTATTCGCTTGGGTCGGCCTCAGGGTCGGACGCGACCGTGATCTTGATGAGTTCGCTGTGGCACGCAACAGCCAGAGCGGCCTCGGGCTGGGTCTTTCCTTCTTCGCCTCCGGCGTAGGCGCGTGGATTTTGTTCGCAGCGCCCGAAGTGGGTGCTTCGACGGGCTTGGCGGGAGTGCTGGGATACGCGGTTGCCATCACGGTTCCCCTGATCGGACTCGTCCTCATCGGCCGGCGGCTGCGGGCTCTGGTTCCCGAAGGCCACAACCTGATCGAGTTCGTCCAACTTCGCTACGGACGGACGATGCACCTCTACGTTCTGGCTATTTCGATGCTCTACATGCTCGTCGCTTTGGCTGCTGAACTGACCGCCGTCGGAGCGGTGCTCGGACGGCTGTCCGTCATGGACCCGCGTCTTGGCATTGCCGCCGTCGCAGCTATCACTGCCCTTTACACCGCTTACGGAGGGCTCCGCGCCTCGATCCGCACCGACCGTTGGCAGTCATGGATGTTGTTTGCCCTGCTGATCGTCGTCGGCGCTGTTCTCTTCACCGGCCTGTCCCGGGAGGATGTTCCAAGCGACCCGGCACTGTTCACCGTGGATGTGACCGGCATAGAGGCGGCGCTGACGCTCATTGTGGCGGTCACGGCCACCACCTTGTTCCACAACGGTTACTGGCAGCGGGTGTGGGCAGCCCGGGACGGGCGTGCGCTGACCCGCGGGGCGATCATTGGAGCGGTAACGCGTTTCCCGGTGGTCTTTGCAGCAGGCATGGTGGGACTCCTTGCAGCAGCCTACGGTGTGGCTCTTGGGACGCCGCCCGTTCCGTTCTTTGCCCTGCTGGACCTCCAGCCCGGGTGGGTCCTTGCGGCAGTTTTGATCCTCACCCTGGCCCTGGTGGCCTCCACGGTGGACACCCTGCAGAACGGCCTGGCCGCTGTCGCTGTCACGCATGTCCCTTCCATGGGCTTGACCGGGGGACGGATTGCCACGGTCGTGTTTACCGTCATCCCGGCCGTGGTGGCGTTCCAGGGGTTCTCGGTGCTGCGCCTATTCCTCATAGCTGACCTGTTTTGCGCCGCGACCATTGTGCCGGCCTTGCTGGGTTTGTGGCACCGTTCCACCACTGCCGGTGCTATCAGTGGTGCGTTGGCCGGCCTCGCTGCCGCCCTAGGTTATGGATTCGTGGTGGGCGGCAGTCTGCCCGCAGCTGTTGCCGTAGCAACGTTCTCGGAAGGACTCGCGCTGCCGCCGTTCCTCGCCGCGCTCTCCGCCTCAGCGGCCGTGACTATTCTGGTGTCCCTGGCAGCACGCCGGAGCACCAACCTGGCCAGCCTCAATGCGCGGGTAGTCCCGTTGCCCTCGCTCTCTGGAGCGCCCGGTGCCATCGAAAAGACGCCGGAGAACATCCGATGA
- a CDS encoding DUF2971 domain-containing protein, with protein MNTDDQETQDRSHAEGFQLLDEAIASQAPETLYHYTNTSGAVGIVGRGVLWATEASHLNDSSELRYALDQLEVAWEDEYKKLNELIPAGAGLSTTILNRMHEATFISCLCEEKDLLSQWRGYASPGGYAIGFDTRILHENYVKRSREGILASVSYDAARSEGAASRWATDAIARWKEEFPGGLGDQIRDLAGVRDAVAANRDGYLKDPDSFMRGVLQKDSVVEALARKLFEFHQQSFGYLAVAAAFHKDPSFSAEEEWRLVTRLPVNQQGMSKGVRFRETPHGLTPYLEIKFQESPSETPISGIIIGPGGDFERRKRALRMLLLSHGYPETIEIKPSKVPFRA; from the coding sequence GTGAACACAGATGACCAGGAGACGCAGGATCGAAGTCACGCTGAAGGCTTTCAATTGCTTGACGAGGCCATAGCCAGCCAAGCCCCAGAGACGCTCTATCACTACACGAACACGTCTGGAGCCGTCGGCATTGTTGGACGAGGCGTTCTGTGGGCAACAGAAGCCTCCCATCTGAACGATTCTTCGGAACTGCGATATGCCTTGGACCAGCTAGAGGTTGCATGGGAAGACGAGTACAAGAAGCTAAATGAACTGATCCCGGCGGGTGCGGGACTGAGCACGACGATCCTGAACAGGATGCATGAGGCCACATTTATTTCCTGTCTTTGCGAAGAGAAGGACCTGTTGAGCCAGTGGCGGGGATACGCCTCGCCTGGCGGGTACGCCATCGGATTTGATACTCGGATACTTCACGAAAACTATGTGAAACGTTCTCGTGAGGGAATCCTTGCATCTGTCTCATACGATGCAGCTCGTTCTGAAGGCGCAGCTAGCCGTTGGGCAACGGACGCAATCGCTCGGTGGAAAGAAGAGTTTCCCGGCGGCTTAGGTGATCAGATTCGTGATCTTGCGGGGGTTAGGGATGCTGTTGCCGCGAACAGAGACGGATATCTGAAAGATCCAGATAGCTTCATGCGTGGAGTTCTGCAGAAGGACTCGGTGGTCGAAGCCCTCGCACGAAAGCTGTTTGAGTTCCATCAACAATCTTTTGGCTACTTGGCCGTGGCAGCTGCCTTTCACAAGGATCCATCATTCTCGGCGGAGGAGGAGTGGCGCCTTGTCACCCGTCTGCCAGTGAACCAACAAGGGATGAGCAAAGGTGTTCGATTTAGGGAGACTCCTCATGGGCTGACTCCTTACTTAGAGATTAAGTTCCAAGAGTCGCCCAGCGAGACACCCATCTCAGGAATCATCATTGGACCTGGAGGCGATTTTGAGCGGCGGAAGAGAGCGCTCCGCATGCTACTTCTGTCCCATGGGTATCCCGAGACTATTGAGATCAAACCTTCAAAGGTTCCATTTCGTGCTTGA
- a CDS encoding DUF262 domain-containing protein translates to MSDTDRTIDRTIDGVAKTIAEVLEKKKYAIDYYQREYKWEAKQLAELVADLTTKFLELYEPDHARKDVAKYAGYFLGSIIVSQKGSQPFIVDGQQRLTSLTLLLTFLRRLQHGRDDAVDIDQLIFSEKFGEKSFNLDVPDRMDCMKELFEAGAYEPRADASESVHTLAGRYSELDVLFPDELRNQALPFFIDWLKDRVQLVQITAYTDDDAYAIFETMNDRGLKLTPADMLKGFLLANMEDGKPRTTANDLWRKRLRTLDDQADDASSDFLKTWLRSQYSTKIRERKKGAKPEDWDRIGTEFHRWLRGAQESIGLRSEENFYEFVTRDLDFYSHQYERVIRASKGTFHPDSPLRFVRYNSDLGFTLQDQLLMAPLRVEDSKHVIDQKLEIVGRFTDILLAWRIWNFRATAYSTMQYAMFNVMRDIRGLGASELATALRDALLKIDENFDSNNHLHVHQQNRGQLHKILARITDHVTVRAGLPSPYIELTNGTKVRYEVEHIWANHPERHTDEFNHESDFARHRNRIGDLLLLPKQFNASYNDDTYEKKLPHYYSQNLLAASLNPLSYEKNPGFVAFAKSSGLPFKPYEQFKAADVIERGDLYRDIAKQIWNPDDLPAVAKG, encoded by the coding sequence ATGAGCGACACTGACCGCACCATTGACCGCACCATCGATGGCGTCGCCAAGACGATCGCCGAAGTACTGGAGAAGAAGAAGTACGCGATCGACTATTACCAGCGTGAGTATAAATGGGAGGCCAAGCAGCTCGCCGAGCTAGTTGCCGACCTCACCACGAAGTTTCTCGAGCTCTACGAGCCTGACCATGCGCGCAAGGACGTCGCCAAATATGCGGGCTACTTCCTGGGTTCCATCATCGTCTCCCAAAAGGGAAGCCAGCCGTTCATAGTCGATGGCCAGCAGCGACTTACCAGCCTCACCCTGTTGCTCACTTTCTTACGCCGCCTGCAGCACGGCCGTGACGACGCCGTCGACATCGACCAGCTAATCTTCTCGGAGAAGTTCGGAGAGAAGTCCTTCAACCTCGACGTTCCTGACCGCATGGACTGCATGAAGGAACTCTTCGAGGCCGGCGCGTACGAGCCACGGGCCGACGCATCCGAGTCAGTCCACACCCTCGCCGGACGGTACAGCGAGCTGGACGTACTTTTTCCGGATGAGCTGAGGAACCAGGCGCTGCCGTTCTTCATCGACTGGCTCAAGGACCGGGTCCAGCTCGTGCAGATCACTGCATACACCGACGATGATGCGTACGCGATCTTCGAGACAATGAATGACCGCGGACTCAAACTCACCCCGGCCGACATGCTCAAGGGCTTTCTACTAGCCAATATGGAAGACGGCAAGCCCCGCACCACGGCAAACGACCTCTGGCGCAAACGACTCCGCACCCTCGACGACCAGGCCGACGACGCCAGCTCGGATTTCCTGAAGACTTGGCTCCGAAGCCAATACTCAACCAAGATCCGAGAACGCAAGAAGGGCGCCAAGCCGGAAGACTGGGACCGCATTGGAACAGAGTTTCACCGCTGGCTTCGCGGGGCCCAAGAGAGCATCGGCCTCAGGTCAGAAGAAAACTTCTACGAGTTCGTGACCCGTGACCTCGACTTCTACAGCCACCAGTACGAGCGCGTCATCCGAGCATCTAAGGGAACATTCCACCCAGACAGCCCGCTACGTTTCGTGCGATACAACAGCGACCTCGGCTTCACCCTGCAGGACCAGCTCCTTATGGCACCACTTCGGGTTGAGGACAGCAAACATGTCATCGACCAGAAGCTGGAGATCGTCGGCCGATTCACCGATATCCTGCTCGCCTGGCGAATCTGGAACTTCCGAGCCACCGCCTATTCGACGATGCAGTACGCCATGTTCAATGTCATGCGCGACATCCGGGGGCTTGGGGCCTCCGAACTCGCCACCGCACTCCGCGACGCCCTGCTCAAGATTGACGAGAACTTTGACAGCAACAACCACCTGCACGTCCACCAACAAAACCGCGGGCAACTCCACAAGATCCTGGCGCGGATCACGGACCACGTCACCGTCCGCGCGGGCCTTCCCTCCCCCTACATTGAGCTGACCAACGGCACAAAAGTGCGCTACGAAGTCGAACATATTTGGGCCAACCACCCCGAGCGCCACACCGACGAGTTCAACCATGAGTCAGACTTTGCCCGACACCGCAACCGCATTGGCGACCTACTGCTGCTCCCGAAGCAATTCAACGCGAGCTACAACGACGACACCTACGAGAAGAAGCTGCCGCACTACTACAGTCAGAACTTGCTCGCGGCCAGCCTCAACCCGCTGAGCTACGAGAAGAATCCCGGCTTTGTGGCCTTCGCCAAGTCCAGCGGACTTCCGTTCAAGCCTTACGAGCAGTTTAAAGCCGCCGACGTCATAGAGCGCGGCGATCTGTACCGCGACATCGCCAAGCAGATCTGGAACCCCGACGATCTCCCTGCTGTCGCGAAGGGCTAG
- a CDS encoding DUF427 domain-containing protein, producing the protein MMTATFHGQVIAESEQTIYLEGNHYFPAESLVPDTLEGSWVRTLCFWKGVARYHHVRAGGHRAPNAAWSYPRPTPLARMIKGHVAFAPGGGVIVSDHHP; encoded by the coding sequence ATGATGACCGCCACCTTCCACGGCCAAGTGATCGCCGAATCGGAGCAGACGATCTATCTGGAAGGCAACCACTACTTCCCCGCGGAGTCCTTGGTGCCGGACACCTTGGAGGGCAGTTGGGTCCGGACCCTGTGCTTCTGGAAAGGTGTCGCCCGCTACCACCACGTCCGTGCAGGGGGCCACCGGGCACCGAATGCCGCCTGGTCCTACCCCCGGCCGACACCCCTGGCCCGGATGATCAAAGGCCATGTGGCCTTCGCCCCCGGCGGGGGCGTCATCGTCAGCGACCACCATCCCTGA
- a CDS encoding haloacid dehalogenase type II, whose translation MSTAISVVVFDVNETLSDMSPMGERFSEVGAPAELAKLWFATLLRDGFALAASGDNGSFAAIGSDILRGLLAGVELNRPLDAAVDHVMGGMNGLGVHPDVPDGIRALAAAGFRLITLSNGSARIAEQLFSKAGVRDAFELLLSVEGAPAWKTARASYEYAAAASGADLAGMLLVAVHPWDIHGAARAGLRTAWLNRTGGSYPSYFETLEFTVTALTELPAALAAAH comes from the coding sequence ATGAGCACCGCAATCTCAGTCGTTGTCTTTGATGTCAATGAAACCCTGTCGGATATGTCGCCCATGGGGGAACGCTTCAGCGAGGTCGGGGCACCGGCCGAGCTGGCCAAGCTCTGGTTCGCCACGCTGCTGCGTGACGGCTTCGCGCTGGCGGCCAGCGGAGACAACGGATCGTTCGCCGCCATCGGCTCCGACATACTCCGGGGGCTCCTGGCCGGGGTGGAGCTCAACCGCCCTCTTGATGCGGCGGTCGACCATGTCATGGGCGGCATGAACGGCCTCGGGGTACATCCGGACGTCCCTGACGGGATCAGGGCCCTCGCCGCTGCAGGGTTCCGGCTGATTACGTTAAGCAACGGCTCGGCCCGGATCGCCGAGCAGCTGTTCAGCAAGGCCGGGGTCCGGGACGCGTTCGAGTTGCTGCTTTCGGTCGAAGGCGCGCCCGCATGGAAAACTGCCCGGGCCTCCTATGAATATGCCGCCGCCGCGTCCGGGGCCGACCTGGCTGGCATGCTGTTGGTCGCCGTGCATCCGTGGGATATCCACGGCGCCGCCCGTGCCGGGCTGCGCACGGCCTGGCTGAACAGGACCGGGGGAAGCTACCCGAGCTACTTTGAGACTCTTGAATTCACAGTTACCGCCCTGACCGAGCTTCCCGCGGCCCTGGCAGCAGCGCACTGA
- a CDS encoding acyl-CoA reductase translates to MTTEACVRRPPAGGPVLDGFFLPQLSQAELGGLTWETRSWGGVALRMPVVTPHLTDLLCQRLLQAQADHLADRPVMDIVEALGRVIAKWANPDYLWRRQAEQLLPIMTGYAPEMVRRGLKEYLKTFRRDRLLRFLSQDFENPLVLDGFQPNRAGGRSRAYGPRLATQIFAGNVPGLPVWNLICGLLVKSATLGKSASGEPLFPVLFALSLAEEDPDLATCLAILHWPGGDEDIEQAAFNHSEAVTATGGRKAIESVAGRLPAGMPFVPYGHKMSFAVIGREALALNRYTETARRAARDASQYDQQGCLSPHCLFIERGGAVDPKTFAAALAAEMSRFERSKPRAQLTLEESAGIERIRSSYEFRAYDNKTIELFSSDTGTGWTVIYEEKPERFEPSPLNRLLRVHPVDGINDVERLAAPVRRYLQTAGVACSPERLNDWAQALGRCGVDRICAVGQMPEPAAGWHHDGRGNLTALVRWVDIEGAAEAELEHYDAEWTLPARHNSAGRQP, encoded by the coding sequence ATGACAACCGAAGCCTGTGTTCGCCGCCCGCCCGCCGGGGGCCCGGTGCTCGATGGATTCTTCCTGCCTCAACTCAGCCAGGCAGAACTCGGGGGCCTGACGTGGGAAACCCGCTCATGGGGCGGCGTCGCCCTACGGATGCCGGTCGTGACCCCGCACCTGACCGATTTGTTGTGCCAGCGGCTCCTTCAAGCCCAAGCCGATCACCTTGCCGACCGGCCGGTAATGGACATAGTCGAAGCCCTTGGGCGGGTGATCGCCAAGTGGGCCAATCCGGACTACCTGTGGCGGCGGCAAGCCGAACAGTTGCTGCCCATCATGACGGGCTACGCCCCCGAAATGGTCCGTCGGGGTTTGAAGGAGTACCTGAAGACGTTCCGCCGCGACCGGTTGCTTCGTTTCCTTTCCCAGGACTTCGAGAATCCGCTGGTACTCGACGGGTTCCAACCTAACCGGGCCGGAGGCCGTTCCCGCGCCTACGGACCGAGGCTGGCCACCCAGATTTTCGCCGGGAACGTTCCGGGGCTACCGGTGTGGAACCTGATCTGCGGGCTCTTGGTCAAGTCGGCAACACTGGGAAAATCCGCCAGCGGTGAACCGTTGTTTCCGGTGTTGTTTGCCCTCAGCCTGGCCGAAGAAGACCCCGACCTCGCTACTTGCCTGGCGATCCTGCACTGGCCCGGAGGGGACGAGGACATTGAACAAGCGGCGTTCAACCATTCCGAGGCAGTAACGGCAACAGGGGGGCGAAAAGCGATTGAAAGTGTGGCAGGACGCTTGCCTGCCGGTATGCCCTTTGTGCCTTACGGGCACAAAATGAGTTTCGCGGTCATCGGCCGGGAAGCGTTGGCGCTCAACCGCTACACCGAGACCGCCCGCCGGGCAGCACGTGATGCTTCCCAGTATGACCAGCAAGGGTGCCTCTCCCCCCACTGCCTGTTCATCGAACGCGGCGGAGCAGTGGATCCCAAAACCTTCGCAGCCGCACTGGCAGCCGAAATGAGCCGCTTCGAACGCAGCAAACCCCGCGCTCAGCTCACCCTGGAGGAAAGCGCCGGAATCGAACGCATAAGGTCCTCCTACGAATTCCGGGCCTATGACAACAAAACGATCGAGCTGTTCAGCAGTGACACCGGTACCGGCTGGACCGTAATTTACGAAGAAAAACCGGAGCGTTTCGAACCCTCCCCACTGAACCGACTCCTCCGCGTCCACCCCGTGGACGGAATAAACGACGTCGAACGTCTCGCCGCTCCAGTGCGCCGCTACCTGCAGACGGCCGGTGTGGCCTGCTCCCCCGAACGGCTGAACGACTGGGCCCAGGCCCTTGGCCGCTGCGGTGTCGACCGCATCTGCGCCGTCGGGCAAATGCCCGAACCCGCAGCCGGATGGCACCACGACGGACGGGGCAACCTGACTGCGCTGGTCCGCTGGGTTGACATTGAAGGAGCAGCCGAGGCAGAGCTAGAACACTACGACGCCGAATGGACCCTGCCCGCACGGCACAATTCAGCAGGAAGGCAACCATGA
- a CDS encoding carboxymuconolactone decarboxylase family protein, translating into MGKLLNIHAGMAHSPVVIASYEGISAAIAAHGSFDARTREAIALAVGNQNGCDYCQAAHTLSARRAGLDDEQILAIRAGEVEFDDKLEAISSVAREAAARTGSVSDAAWQAALDAGWSAEELSEAFAHIAANLVTNYFNHYAGTELDLPAVPKLTA; encoded by the coding sequence ATGGGCAAGCTGCTGAACATCCACGCCGGCATGGCCCACTCGCCGGTCGTGATCGCCTCCTACGAGGGAATCTCTGCCGCCATCGCGGCACACGGCAGCTTCGACGCCCGCACTCGCGAAGCAATCGCCCTGGCCGTCGGAAACCAGAACGGCTGTGACTATTGCCAGGCCGCACACACCCTCTCGGCACGCCGGGCCGGACTGGACGATGAGCAGATCCTCGCGATCCGCGCCGGAGAAGTGGAGTTCGATGACAAACTCGAAGCCATCTCTTCGGTCGCCCGCGAAGCCGCGGCCCGGACCGGGAGCGTCTCCGACGCGGCCTGGCAGGCGGCCCTTGACGCTGGATGGAGCGCAGAGGAACTCTCCGAGGCATTCGCCCACATTGCGGCCAACCTTGTCACGAACTACTTCAACCACTACGCCGGCACGGAACTGGACCTTCCCGCAGTCCCGAAACTGACCGCCTAG
- a CDS encoding LuxE/PaaK family acyltransferase, protein MTAAQDTPAPGIRDGLDLRIQSYIERGAAPAEPDDSEFGQLALDLFAYQYDHNPAYRRFCRSRRAEPGRLTSWEQIPPVPLAAFKELTLACEPPEKAAAIFMTSGSTNPGQRGRNHHPHLHLYDASLRAGFAQYFLPDRERIPLLVLNARPQEQPHSSLAYFFGRLVDFFGAPGSAYFMDKNDLQWRSVAAALQEAEATGEPVALLGTSFAYVHLLDAFEKEGLSFRLPKGSRLLDTGGFKGRSREVSAEDLRDQFRRRLGIPDPWCVNYYGMTEISTQYYDTTLRDSLQRIHNQPRHKVAPAWTRIRVVDPESGASAAPGQKGLIVHYDLANRGSCLAVLAEDIGYLTPPGIPQQDDTQGFVLLGRAEGTEARGCSIALDEILAANRD, encoded by the coding sequence ATGACTGCCGCTCAGGACACCCCGGCCCCGGGCATCCGCGACGGACTGGACCTGCGGATTCAGTCGTACATCGAGCGCGGCGCCGCTCCGGCGGAACCGGATGATTCCGAGTTCGGCCAGCTCGCCTTAGACCTTTTTGCCTATCAGTACGACCACAATCCGGCCTACCGGCGCTTCTGCCGCTCACGTCGGGCGGAGCCTGGAAGGCTCACCAGCTGGGAACAGATCCCACCTGTACCGTTGGCCGCGTTCAAAGAACTCACCCTCGCCTGCGAGCCACCGGAAAAAGCCGCTGCAATTTTCATGACCAGCGGCAGCACCAACCCCGGCCAGCGGGGACGCAACCACCACCCGCACCTTCATCTGTACGACGCGTCGCTGCGGGCCGGTTTCGCCCAGTACTTCCTGCCTGACCGCGAACGCATCCCACTGCTGGTCCTCAATGCCCGGCCTCAGGAACAGCCACACTCCTCCCTTGCCTACTTCTTCGGGCGGCTGGTCGACTTCTTCGGCGCACCTGGCAGCGCCTACTTTATGGACAAAAATGACCTGCAGTGGCGCAGCGTCGCAGCGGCCCTGCAGGAAGCAGAGGCAACAGGGGAACCTGTCGCCTTGCTCGGCACCTCCTTCGCCTACGTCCACCTCCTTGACGCCTTCGAAAAGGAGGGTCTTTCCTTCCGTCTCCCGAAGGGAAGCCGACTGCTTGATACCGGAGGGTTCAAGGGACGCTCCCGCGAAGTATCCGCCGAGGACCTGCGCGACCAGTTCCGCCGACGCCTGGGAATACCTGATCCCTGGTGCGTCAACTACTACGGAATGACCGAGATCAGCACCCAGTACTATGACACCACCCTCCGGGACTCCTTACAGAGAATCCACAATCAACCCCGCCACAAGGTTGCACCTGCATGGACGCGGATCCGCGTAGTGGACCCCGAAAGTGGAGCATCCGCAGCCCCCGGACAAAAGGGCCTGATCGTCCACTACGATCTGGCCAACCGGGGGTCCTGCCTTGCCGTACTCGCCGAGGACATCGGTTACCTCACCCCGCCGGGTATCCCCCAGCAGGACGACACACAGGGTTTCGTCCTGCTGGGCCGCGCCGAGGGAACCGAAGCCCGAGGATGCTCCATCGCCCTGGATGAGATCCTGGCTGCGAACCGGGACTAA
- a CDS encoding UPF0158 family protein — MARIWLSVTVELLGGRGEELWPWPGRIFAVGPSHTFMDLADAINNAFARWDRSHLSVFTLADGRVITDEETGAEMASSIRGPIIAPMDIAAAKVARTVEPGAEFQFTFDLGDAWMHRCVVGEVKVDPLEVLGIRPDVPLPYWGWGSIPDQYGRRWATDDGESRAPGKPGRPHPMLLHAWPAQVQVPGLELSELRESIAAADAARFLAAVTGRHIDDALQQVGAGIPMALEQRRQEAEPVALSVINRLTWRGGAGDRVLAEDLLAGLRREPLTGQVVPVDLDMLSTVLEGDPELSTGGYLDLCTGQVYDESATDPMMVGEDAAIDVEEEPERWLRVNCTGSRNGWRDMAAFAGRQHDEALRERLVRAIEGKGAFFRFRDLVHGENLGDQWYAFSTDRQVGRACEFLADHGIRVG, encoded by the coding sequence ATGGCACGAATCTGGTTGTCGGTGACGGTGGAATTGCTCGGTGGTCGTGGTGAGGAGTTGTGGCCGTGGCCCGGGCGCATCTTCGCGGTAGGTCCGTCGCACACCTTCATGGATCTCGCCGATGCCATCAACAATGCTTTCGCCCGGTGGGACCGCTCGCACTTGTCAGTGTTCACCCTGGCCGACGGCCGGGTGATCACTGATGAAGAGACGGGAGCTGAAATGGCCTCGTCGATCCGCGGGCCGATCATCGCGCCAATGGACATCGCTGCTGCCAAGGTCGCCCGGACGGTGGAGCCGGGGGCTGAGTTTCAGTTCACGTTCGATCTCGGTGACGCGTGGATGCACCGGTGTGTGGTCGGGGAGGTGAAGGTCGACCCGCTGGAGGTATTGGGTATCCGTCCTGATGTCCCCTTGCCGTACTGGGGCTGGGGCAGCATCCCGGATCAGTACGGGCGCCGGTGGGCTACCGACGACGGGGAGAGCCGGGCGCCGGGGAAACCGGGCCGGCCGCACCCGATGCTGCTGCACGCCTGGCCCGCACAGGTGCAGGTGCCGGGGCTCGAGCTGTCCGAGCTGCGTGAATCCATCGCGGCAGCAGATGCGGCCCGCTTCCTCGCGGCGGTGACGGGACGGCACATCGATGACGCTCTGCAACAGGTGGGGGCGGGCATACCGATGGCGCTGGAGCAGAGACGCCAGGAAGCCGAGCCGGTGGCACTGTCGGTCATCAACCGGCTGACTTGGCGGGGCGGCGCTGGTGACCGGGTGTTGGCCGAGGACCTGCTGGCCGGTCTGCGCCGCGAGCCGCTGACAGGCCAAGTGGTGCCAGTAGACCTGGACATGCTCAGCACCGTGCTGGAAGGGGATCCTGAGCTGTCGACCGGTGGCTATCTCGACCTGTGCACCGGGCAGGTGTACGACGAGAGCGCCACTGACCCGATGATGGTCGGGGAGGACGCCGCCATCGACGTCGAGGAGGAGCCGGAGCGTTGGCTTCGAGTCAACTGCACCGGTTCGCGGAACGGGTGGCGGGATATGGCGGCCTTCGCCGGGCGGCAGCATGATGAGGCTCTCCGGGAGCGGCTGGTGCGGGCGATCGAGGGCAAAGGTGCCTTCTTCCGGTTCCGCGACCTCGTTCACGGCGAGAACCTTGGCGACCAGTGGTACGCCTTCTCGACCGACCGCCAGGTGGGCCGTGCCTGCGAGTTCCTCGCTGACCATGGCATCCGCGTGGGCTGA